From a region of the Nonlabens dokdonensis DSW-6 genome:
- a CDS encoding pyridoxal phosphate-dependent aminotransferase: MIKTATRLDSVQEYYFATKLREVRALLESDKPIINAGIGNPDLLPPDQVIPAITAALQDPKAHGYQSYLGLPELREAMSQFYQTQYKVTLDSETEIIPLMGSKEGILHISMAFLNSGDYVLIPDPGYPTYASAARLCEAIPVAYDLKEENHWLPDFEALEQLDLSKVKIMWINYPHMPTSAAGSKELFEKLVHFAKKHEILLVNDNPYSCVGYEDKISLHQVAGSKGGVLELNSISKTFNMPGWRVGMLTGNASLLKEVLKVKTNMDSGMFYGIQKGAITALRTDYNWLENQNKIYKTRRALTIQLAETLNLIPQEQNGGLFLWCKLPDGMTDDKAFVNELLYEHHIFIAPGSIFGKNGEGFVRFSLCVNEELIQEMIHRVSKTVEA, from the coding sequence ATGATAAAAACAGCTACAAGACTTGATAGCGTTCAAGAATATTACTTTGCGACAAAACTGCGTGAAGTAAGAGCTTTATTAGAATCAGATAAACCTATTATCAACGCAGGAATAGGAAATCCAGATTTACTGCCGCCAGATCAGGTTATACCTGCAATAACTGCTGCATTACAAGACCCTAAAGCACATGGTTATCAAAGTTATTTAGGATTGCCAGAACTGCGAGAAGCAATGTCGCAGTTCTATCAAACGCAATATAAGGTTACTTTAGATTCAGAAACGGAGATTATACCGTTGATGGGAAGTAAAGAAGGGATTTTACATATTTCCATGGCTTTTTTAAACTCTGGAGATTATGTATTAATTCCAGATCCTGGTTATCCTACTTACGCTAGTGCGGCACGGTTATGTGAAGCTATTCCAGTTGCTTATGATCTTAAAGAAGAGAATCATTGGTTACCAGACTTTGAGGCTTTGGAGCAATTAGATCTAAGCAAAGTAAAAATTATGTGGATCAATTATCCGCATATGCCTACTAGTGCTGCAGGTTCAAAAGAGTTGTTTGAAAAACTAGTCCACTTTGCAAAAAAGCATGAGATTTTACTCGTTAATGATAATCCTTATAGTTGCGTAGGTTATGAGGATAAAATAAGCCTTCATCAAGTTGCAGGCTCAAAAGGTGGAGTGCTAGAGTTAAACTCCATTAGCAAAACATTTAATATGCCTGGCTGGAGAGTAGGAATGCTTACTGGAAATGCTAGTTTGCTTAAAGAAGTACTTAAAGTAAAAACAAATATGGATAGCGGCATGTTTTACGGTATTCAAAAAGGTGCGATTACTGCGTTAAGAACAGATTACAACTGGTTAGAAAACCAAAACAAAATCTACAAAACTAGAAGAGCTTTAACCATACAACTTGCCGAAACCTTAAACCTAATACCTCAAGAACAAAACGGTGGTTTATTCCTTTGGTGCAAATTGCCAGATGGAATGACAGATGACAAAGCTTTTGTAAATGAATTACTTTACGAGCACCATATTTTTATCGCACCAGGAAGCATTTTTGGTAAGAATGGAGAAGGTTTTGTGCGATTTTCACTTTGTGTAAATGAAGAGCTGATTCAAGAAATGATTCACCGAGTTTCTAAAACAGTAGAGGCATGA
- the gldA gene encoding gliding motility-associated ABC transporter ATP-binding subunit GldA has translation MSIEVSKVSKYYGQQKALDEVSFSIKAGEIVGFLGPNGAGKSTMMRILTTYLNANEGKATVNGHDVVEEQREVQKSIGYLPENNPLYPDMYVKEYLSFSADVFKLTDSKKRIDEVIEETGLTSHVGKKIQELSKGYKQRVGLANALLHEPKVLILDEPTTGLDPNQLVEIRQLIRKVGQKTTILLSTHIMQEVEAMCDRVIIINKGKIVADDYLKNLKSDAAQIIEVEFDYKVEPELLKRIDRVREVTDLVNSPGFIYSLRFETKEDMRSAVFDFAHDNELKILSLNKRNKNLETMFTELTKE, from the coding sequence ATGTCTATAGAAGTAAGCAAAGTATCCAAATATTACGGGCAGCAAAAGGCGCTGGACGAAGTTAGTTTTTCTATCAAAGCAGGTGAAATCGTCGGTTTTTTAGGCCCTAACGGCGCTGGGAAATCTACTATGATGCGCATTCTCACCACCTATTTAAATGCTAATGAAGGAAAGGCAACAGTAAACGGTCATGATGTAGTTGAAGAACAACGTGAGGTACAAAAATCCATAGGGTATTTGCCAGAGAATAATCCGTTGTATCCAGATATGTATGTAAAAGAATACCTATCTTTTAGTGCCGATGTATTTAAACTGACCGATTCTAAAAAACGCATTGACGAAGTGATCGAGGAAACCGGGCTGACTTCTCATGTAGGTAAGAAAATACAGGAGCTTTCTAAAGGATACAAACAGCGCGTAGGGCTGGCAAATGCTCTATTACATGAACCAAAAGTATTGATTCTAGACGAACCGACTACTGGGCTTGATCCTAATCAGCTGGTTGAAATAAGACAGCTTATTAGAAAAGTAGGTCAAAAAACTACTATTTTACTTTCTACTCATATCATGCAAGAAGTAGAAGCGATGTGTGATCGCGTTATCATTATCAATAAAGGTAAAATCGTTGCAGACGATTATTTAAAGAATCTAAAAAGTGATGCTGCCCAGATCATCGAGGTAGAATTTGATTACAAAGTAGAACCAGAATTATTGAAACGCATCGACCGAGTAAGAGAAGTAACCGATCTTGTAAACTCTCCTGGATTCATTTACAGTCTAAGATTTGAGACCAAAGAAGACATGCGTAGTGCGGTATTTGATTTTGCTCATGATAATGAATTAAAGATTTTATCCCTTAATAAAAGAAATAAAAATCTGGAAACGATGTTTACTGAGTTGACAAAGGAGTAA
- the rpsO gene encoding 30S ribosomal protein S15 → MYLAPEKKAELFAKYGKDANDTGNTDAQIALFTYRINHLTEHLKGNRHDYNTERSLVKLVGKRRSLLDYKMKKDIVAYRELIKELGIRK, encoded by the coding sequence ATGTATTTAGCACCAGAAAAAAAAGCAGAACTTTTCGCAAAGTACGGAAAAGATGCAAACGATACCGGTAACACAGACGCACAAATTGCGTTATTTACTTACCGTATCAACCACTTAACAGAGCACCTTAAAGGAAATCGTCACGACTACAACACAGAGCGTAGTCTTGTAAAACTGGTAGGTAAAAGACGTTCACTTCTTGATTACAAAATGAAGAAAGATATCGTTGCTTATCGTGAGTTGATTAAAGAACTTGGAATAAGAAAGTAA
- a CDS encoding TIGR04283 family arsenosugar biosynthesis glycosyltransferase, with the protein MISIIIPVLNEESSIIELLQHLQNNAVNASSMEIIVVDGGSKDATLQKVKNFKSHYKTTIKVVHSEKGRGTQLHNGSKEATQHILYFLHADSYPPKNYDQLIINAVDNGHPAGCFRMKFKSWHPWLIIIGWFTRFSWKASRGGDQSQYITRKLYDDIGGYNTQIPIYEDYDIIARLYGRDQYYVIPKWLKTSARRYHEKGVLRLQWFYITIYWRKYRGATIDELYQYYLSKCD; encoded by the coding sequence ATGATTAGTATTATAATTCCAGTTCTCAATGAAGAAAGCTCCATTATCGAGCTTTTACAACACCTTCAAAATAATGCAGTAAACGCATCATCGATGGAGATAATTGTAGTTGATGGAGGAAGTAAAGATGCTACTTTACAAAAAGTTAAGAACTTTAAATCACATTATAAAACAACCATTAAAGTTGTTCATTCTGAAAAGGGTCGTGGTACTCAATTGCATAACGGCTCTAAAGAAGCAACTCAACATATCTTATATTTTCTTCATGCAGACTCTTATCCGCCTAAAAATTATGATCAACTCATTATTAATGCAGTTGATAATGGTCATCCAGCAGGTTGTTTTAGAATGAAATTTAAAAGTTGGCATCCATGGCTCATAATAATAGGATGGTTTACAAGATTCTCATGGAAAGCGAGTAGAGGTGGTGATCAATCCCAGTACATTACAAGAAAATTGTACGATGATATAGGCGGTTATAATACTCAAATTCCTATCTACGAAGATTATGATATAATCGCTAGGTTGTATGGTCGTGATCAATATTATGTCATTCCTAAATGGTTAAAAACGAGTGCACGCAGGTATCATGAAAAAGGTGTTCTAAGATTGCAATGGTTTTACATTACCATTTATTGGAGAAAATATCGTGGTGCTACCATCGATGAATTGTATCAGTATTATTTGAGTAAATGTGATTGA
- a CDS encoding prephenate dehydrogenase yields MKNIFLIGTGLIGGSMLKDLRVHYPQAVFYGIDQNDAHAQKAKQNGIVDEVANLSDVSNADLVIISIPVDATLNVLPQVLDLINENALVIDVGSTKEAICKSVENHKNRRQYLAAHPIAGTEFSGPDAAISNLFVKKTLIVCEVEKTTFKLQELANELFEKLRMRVRYMTPAAHDKHIAYVSHLSHISSFMLGKTVIQEEENERDIFDLAGSGFESTVRLAKSSPAMWTPIFAQNKEHVLASLDGYIENLSRFRESVKNNDHNAIFKDMEETNRIKTILKGIENGK; encoded by the coding sequence ATGAAGAACATTTTTTTAATAGGAACTGGATTGATAGGTGGCTCGATGCTAAAGGATTTACGAGTTCATTATCCGCAGGCTGTTTTTTATGGTATTGATCAAAATGATGCTCATGCTCAAAAAGCAAAGCAAAACGGCATTGTAGACGAGGTAGCAAACCTTAGTGATGTTTCTAATGCAGATTTGGTTATCATCTCTATTCCCGTAGATGCTACTTTAAATGTTTTGCCTCAGGTGCTCGACTTAATTAATGAAAATGCGCTTGTTATAGATGTTGGTTCTACAAAAGAGGCGATTTGTAAGAGTGTAGAGAATCATAAAAATAGAAGACAATACCTTGCAGCGCATCCTATTGCAGGAACAGAATTTTCTGGACCAGACGCGGCAATTTCAAATTTATTTGTCAAGAAAACGCTAATTGTATGCGAGGTAGAGAAAACCACCTTTAAATTGCAAGAATTAGCAAACGAGCTGTTTGAAAAACTTAGAATGCGTGTGAGATATATGACACCAGCGGCACATGATAAACATATTGCTTACGTGTCTCATTTGTCGCATATTTCCAGTTTTATGTTAGGTAAAACGGTCATTCAAGAAGAGGAAAATGAACGTGATATCTTTGACCTTGCAGGCAGTGGTTTTGAAAGTACGGTACGATTAGCAAAGAGTTCGCCAGCCATGTGGACGCCTATTTTTGCACAGAATAAAGAACATGTGTTAGCTAGTCTTGATGGATATATTGAGAATTTATCTCGCTTTCGCGAAAGCGTAAAAAACAACGATCACAACGCCATATTTAAGGATATGGAGGAAACAAATAGAATAAAAACGATATTGAAAGGAATTGAAAATGGAAAATAA
- a CDS encoding purine-nucleoside phosphorylase, whose translation MMLSKKQLQDSIEYLKSQGFEAPEVGIVLGTGLGQLVDSIENQKIAHYNQIPSFPLATVEFHSGKLIYGDLGGKKVVVMQGRFHLYEGYDFIDITYPVRVMHGLGIKKLLVSNAAGAINLDMKKGDMMLIDDHINLQGGSPLAFKGVGEFGERFTDMSAPYDKAMNNQLKSIASEKGITLREGVYASVVGPQLETRAEYRMLRIMGADAVGMSTVPEIIVANHLNLPVSAISVLTDECDPENLAPVVIAEIIEIAGKAEPKMVTLFKALIEQL comes from the coding sequence ATGATGCTCAGTAAAAAACAACTTCAAGACTCTATAGAATATTTAAAATCACAAGGATTTGAAGCCCCAGAGGTGGGAATCGTTTTAGGTACAGGTCTCGGCCAGCTTGTGGATAGTATCGAGAACCAAAAAATAGCGCATTACAATCAGATTCCATCATTTCCCTTAGCGACGGTAGAGTTTCATTCGGGCAAACTCATCTATGGTGATCTAGGCGGCAAAAAGGTGGTCGTGATGCAAGGCCGTTTCCATTTGTATGAAGGTTATGATTTTATAGATATCACTTATCCAGTAAGAGTCATGCATGGCTTAGGAATTAAGAAATTACTGGTGTCTAACGCTGCCGGCGCTATTAATCTGGATATGAAAAAAGGAGACATGATGCTCATCGATGATCATATCAATTTACAAGGTGGCAGTCCATTAGCATTTAAAGGCGTAGGTGAATTTGGCGAGCGATTTACAGACATGAGCGCTCCTTATGATAAAGCAATGAATAATCAACTTAAATCTATCGCTTCAGAAAAGGGAATTACCTTGAGAGAAGGCGTTTATGCTAGTGTTGTAGGGCCACAATTAGAAACTAGAGCAGAGTATAGAATGCTCAGAATAATGGGAGCAGATGCTGTAGGAATGAGTACCGTTCCAGAAATTATAGTTGCAAATCATTTGAACCTGCCGGTAAGTGCTATCTCAGTGTTAACAGATGAATGTGATCCAGAAAACCTAGCCCCAGTTGTTATTGCCGAAATTATTGAAATCGCCGGCAAAGCAGAACCTAAAATGGTCACTTTATTTAAAGCTCTTATTGAGCAATTGTAG
- a CDS encoding bifunctional 3-deoxy-7-phosphoheptulonate synthase/chorismate mutase type II, producing the protein MENNKEFRTWLDDHKLEHPIVIAGPCSAETEEQVLRIAHELKDSDVTYLRAGIWKPRTRPGNFEGVGAIGLKWLQKAKAETGLLTATEVANRAHVELALEHDIDLLWIGARSTVSPFIVQEIADALKGTDKVVLVKNPVNPDLALWIGAVERFHTADIKNLGVIHRGFSTYGKSKYRNIPEWQIAVDFQTRFPDIPLICDPSHITGKRDMIFEVSQTALDLNYDGLMIETHYDPDNAWSDAAQQVTPETLLQIFQDLRIRKEQDDEAGYQSKLGVLRAQIDVIDTSIIETLGKRMKTADSIGALKKERNVAVLQSKRWNEILGKMILAGEEQGLSEEFILRVFKAIHQESIVHQEKVINS; encoded by the coding sequence ATGGAAAATAATAAAGAATTTAGAACCTGGTTAGACGATCATAAATTAGAACATCCTATTGTCATCGCTGGTCCTTGTAGTGCAGAAACGGAAGAACAGGTGTTGAGAATAGCACATGAATTAAAAGATAGTGATGTTACTTATTTGCGCGCAGGAATATGGAAACCTAGAACGCGTCCAGGAAACTTTGAAGGAGTAGGAGCGATAGGTTTAAAATGGTTGCAAAAGGCAAAAGCCGAAACTGGATTGTTAACTGCAACAGAAGTAGCAAATCGCGCTCATGTAGAACTAGCTTTAGAGCATGACATCGATTTGTTATGGATAGGAGCAAGATCTACAGTAAGTCCATTTATTGTTCAAGAAATAGCAGATGCTTTAAAAGGAACAGATAAAGTGGTTTTAGTGAAAAACCCAGTAAATCCTGATCTTGCTCTTTGGATAGGAGCTGTGGAGCGTTTTCATACTGCAGACATTAAAAATCTAGGTGTCATCCATAGAGGTTTTTCTACTTATGGAAAATCAAAATACCGTAATATTCCAGAATGGCAAATTGCTGTAGATTTTCAAACACGTTTTCCAGATATTCCGTTGATATGCGATCCATCTCATATTACTGGAAAAAGAGATATGATTTTTGAAGTTTCACAGACGGCATTAGATCTTAATTATGATGGTTTAATGATTGAGACCCATTATGATCCTGATAATGCGTGGAGTGATGCTGCACAACAAGTAACGCCAGAAACATTATTGCAAATTTTTCAAGATTTACGCATTAGAAAAGAGCAGGATGATGAGGCAGGTTACCAATCTAAACTAGGTGTTTTAAGAGCTCAAATAGATGTGATTGACACCTCTATAATTGAAACGCTAGGTAAAAGAATGAAAACTGCAGACTCTATAGGTGCTTTGAAAAAGGAACGTAATGTCGCTGTTCTTCAATCTAAAAGGTGGAATGAGATTTTAGGAAAAATGATTCTTGCTGGAGAAGAGCAAGGTTTGAGCGAGGAATTTATTTTAAGAGTTTTTAAAGCCATACATCAAGAATCTATTGTGCATCAAGAGAAAGTAATTAATAGTTAA
- a CDS encoding TIGR04282 family arsenosugar biosynthesis glycosyltransferase has translation MKSDNKKCLIIFTRNPELGKGKRRLAATVGDQAALDIYTFLLDHTQQITHNLEVTKQVWYSEKVHLNDSWNDTIYDKYVQEGDDLGVRMKIAFIEAFTNHDHVLIIGSDMYDMSQQDLENAFLQLESHDAVIGPAQDGGYYLLGFTKNLVNGVFENKEWGTETVLEDTLNNFKNLNYATLETRNDVDYYEDIKDIPVFQQFLKHI, from the coding sequence TTGAAATCAGATAATAAGAAATGTCTTATCATTTTTACTCGTAATCCAGAGTTAGGAAAAGGTAAAAGACGCCTCGCTGCAACGGTAGGTGATCAAGCGGCATTAGATATTTATACTTTTTTACTAGATCACACGCAGCAAATCACTCATAATCTTGAGGTAACTAAACAAGTATGGTATTCAGAAAAAGTGCATTTAAATGACTCTTGGAATGACACGATTTATGATAAATACGTTCAAGAAGGTGACGACTTAGGCGTGCGCATGAAGATTGCCTTTATTGAGGCTTTTACAAATCATGATCATGTACTAATTATAGGGTCAGATATGTATGATATGTCACAGCAAGATCTTGAAAATGCATTTTTACAATTAGAATCTCATGATGCCGTGATAGGTCCTGCGCAAGATGGCGGTTACTACTTGCTAGGCTTTACTAAAAACTTAGTGAATGGAGTTTTTGAAAATAAAGAATGGGGAACAGAAACAGTTCTAGAGGATACACTTAACAACTTTAAAAACTTAAATTATGCAACGCTGGAAACTCGTAATGATGTAGATTATTATGAGGATATAAAAGATATTCCAGTATTTCAACAATTTCTAAAACATATATGA
- a CDS encoding DUF547 domain-containing protein codes for MKYISILLLVLITTSCIGGSDLYYQTLKNNETIPSQKGQLDHGKWNALLKKYVNEAGFVDYDSFKNEQDQLKEYLSYLNVNSPQESWSINEQFAYYINLYNAATVDLILQNNMPESIKDINGPLGQVWLKKYIKVNDKDYSLAAIEKNVLQKMGDPRIHFAINCASYSCPKLQNKAFTAANVNELMNLSAREFINSNKNDFSNPSDPKLSSIFSFYPEDFTQNGMTLAEYINQYADTRIAEKDKYDYKEYDWSLNKQ; via the coding sequence ATGAAATACATATCAATTCTATTATTAGTCCTCATCACGACCTCTTGCATAGGTGGTAGTGATTTATATTACCAAACCTTAAAGAATAATGAGACTATTCCATCTCAAAAAGGTCAGTTAGATCATGGTAAGTGGAATGCATTATTAAAGAAATATGTAAATGAGGCAGGTTTTGTAGACTATGATAGTTTCAAAAATGAACAAGACCAGTTAAAAGAATATTTGAGTTATTTAAATGTAAATAGTCCGCAAGAATCGTGGAGTATTAATGAACAATTTGCCTATTATATCAATCTTTACAATGCCGCGACGGTGGATTTAATATTACAGAATAATATGCCAGAAAGTATCAAAGATATTAATGGCCCTTTAGGTCAAGTGTGGCTCAAGAAATATATAAAAGTAAATGATAAAGACTATTCTCTAGCAGCAATAGAAAAGAACGTTCTTCAAAAAATGGGTGATCCTAGAATTCATTTTGCCATTAATTGCGCGAGTTATTCTTGTCCTAAGTTGCAAAACAAAGCTTTTACCGCAGCAAACGTAAATGAACTTATGAACCTAAGCGCACGAGAATTTATCAATTCAAATAAGAACGATTTCAGTAATCCTAGCGATCCTAAACTAAGTTCTATCTTTAGTTTTTATCCAGAAGATTTTACCCAAAACGGAATGACGCTTGCCGAATATATCAATCAGTATGCTGACACTAGAATAGCCGAGAAGGATAAGTATGATTATAAAGAGTACGACTGGTCTTTGAACAAGCAATAA
- a CDS encoding prephenate dehydratase yields the protein MKVAIQGIKGSYHHQVATVLFKNPELIECSTFDQLTTAVSNNSAGTGIMAIGNSIAGSILPNYGLLNKNRLHIVGEYYLNIEHQLMALKGQTIEDIIEVHSHPMALLQCQTFFRKYPKIKLVETDDTAAAASRIAANKKKGIAAIGSSTAASLYGLQVLSKNIQETKNNATRFVVVSKTNKKINQPNKATINFTASHEPGSLAKILTKLGELHINVSKIQSVPIIEKPFLFSFVADLEFENLQQFKEAQLEIGILVESMKILGVYKSHTL from the coding sequence ATGAAAGTAGCCATACAAGGAATAAAAGGTTCTTACCATCATCAGGTGGCAACAGTATTATTTAAAAACCCAGAATTAATCGAGTGCTCTACATTTGACCAGCTTACTACTGCCGTGTCAAATAACAGTGCAGGAACAGGAATCATGGCCATAGGAAATTCTATTGCCGGTAGTATTCTACCTAATTATGGGTTGTTAAATAAAAACCGCTTACATATAGTTGGAGAATATTATCTGAACATAGAACATCAATTAATGGCTTTAAAAGGACAAACAATTGAAGATATAATAGAAGTACATTCTCATCCTATGGCTTTGCTGCAATGCCAGACTTTCTTTAGAAAATATCCAAAAATTAAACTGGTAGAAACAGATGATACAGCTGCAGCTGCGAGCAGAATTGCAGCTAACAAAAAGAAAGGAATTGCGGCAATTGGCTCTTCAACTGCGGCGTCACTTTATGGGCTTCAAGTATTGTCTAAAAATATACAGGAAACTAAGAACAATGCAACGCGATTTGTAGTAGTCAGTAAAACAAATAAAAAAATAAATCAACCTAATAAAGCTACGATCAATTTTACTGCTAGTCATGAACCGGGAAGTCTTGCCAAAATACTGACTAAACTAGGAGAGCTACACATCAACGTTTCAAAAATTCAGTCGGTTCCTATAATTGAGAAGCCGTTTCTATTCTCTTTTGTGGCAGATCTGGAGTTTGAAAATCTACAACAGTTCAAAGAAGCACAATTAGAAATAGGCATTCTTGTGGAATCCATGAAAATTTTAGGAGTTTATAAATCACACACGCTATGA
- a CDS encoding polyribonucleotide nucleotidyltransferase: MKPQVFKQVIKMANGPDITIETGALAKQAHGSVVITCGKAMLLGTVVSGYKSTGLDFLPLTVDYREKFAAAGKYPGGFFKREARPNDGEVLTMRLVDRVLRPLFPKDYHAEVQVMIQLMSHDPEVMPDAMAGLAASTCLQLSDIPFECAISEVRVARVDGEFVINPSYAQLAEADLEMMIGASADSVMMVEGEMSEVSEEDMIAAIKAAHEAIKDQCAAQLALAEAFGKKEVREYEGEDEDADIEAKVAEFTYDKVYEVAKKGSGKKERSAAFGEIKEALLETFDEETVADHGKLIGKYFNKIHKKAVRDVLLKEGIRLDGRKTTDIRDIWCEVDYLPSTHGSAVFTRGETQALATVTLGTSRDANVIDMASQEGEERFYLHYNFPPFCTGEARPLRGTSRREVGHGNLAQRALKRMLPEDLPYTVRIVSEVLESNGSSSMATVCAGTMAMMDAGLPMKKPVSGIAMGLITDGENYAVLSDILGDEDHLGDMDFKVTGTEDGITACQMDIKVKGLSYEILTNALMQARDGRMHILGKLTDTIPAPASDVKPHAPKMESMEIEGKYIGAVIGPGGKVIQEMQKETDTVINIEEKDDMGVIEIAGTDRAKIEAALERIRNIIFEPNVGEVYSVKVVKMLDFGAVVEFKPGKETLLHVSEFDYKRIEDPSTVLKVGDVLDVKYMGVDPRTKKQKVSRKETMPKPEGWVERPPRQRDDRRSNDRRGNDRRSGDRRRDDRPRRDNDSKSE; this comes from the coding sequence ATGAAACCACAAGTTTTTAAACAGGTGATTAAAATGGCCAATGGGCCAGATATCACTATCGAAACTGGAGCGCTTGCAAAACAAGCACATGGATCTGTTGTGATCACATGTGGAAAAGCAATGCTTCTAGGAACAGTAGTATCCGGCTACAAATCAACCGGTCTAGATTTTCTTCCACTTACAGTAGATTACCGTGAGAAATTTGCCGCCGCTGGTAAATACCCAGGCGGATTCTTCAAACGTGAAGCCCGACCTAATGATGGAGAAGTACTTACTATGCGTCTTGTAGACCGTGTATTGCGTCCATTATTTCCTAAAGATTACCATGCGGAAGTACAGGTAATGATTCAGTTAATGTCTCACGACCCAGAAGTGATGCCAGACGCTATGGCTGGTCTTGCAGCAAGTACATGTCTTCAACTTTCTGACATTCCATTTGAATGCGCTATTTCTGAAGTACGTGTTGCGCGTGTAGATGGTGAATTTGTTATCAACCCAAGTTATGCTCAGCTTGCTGAAGCTGATCTTGAAATGATGATAGGTGCCAGTGCAGACTCTGTAATGATGGTAGAAGGTGAAATGAGTGAAGTATCTGAAGAAGATATGATCGCTGCGATCAAAGCTGCTCACGAAGCAATTAAAGATCAATGTGCTGCTCAACTAGCTCTTGCCGAAGCTTTCGGTAAGAAAGAAGTACGTGAATATGAAGGTGAAGATGAAGATGCTGACATAGAAGCTAAGGTCGCTGAATTTACTTATGATAAAGTATATGAAGTAGCAAAAAAAGGGAGCGGAAAGAAAGAGCGCTCTGCAGCCTTTGGCGAAATTAAAGAAGCTTTACTTGAAACTTTTGATGAAGAAACAGTTGCTGATCACGGTAAATTGATAGGTAAATACTTCAATAAAATCCACAAAAAAGCAGTGCGCGACGTACTTCTTAAAGAAGGTATACGTCTAGACGGTCGTAAGACTACAGACATACGTGATATCTGGTGCGAGGTAGATTACCTTCCATCAACTCACGGAAGTGCCGTATTTACTCGTGGAGAAACGCAAGCGCTAGCAACAGTAACTTTAGGAACTTCTAGAGATGCAAACGTAATAGACATGGCTTCTCAAGAAGGAGAAGAGCGTTTTTACTTACACTACAACTTCCCACCATTCTGTACGGGAGAAGCGCGTCCACTACGTGGAACTTCTCGTCGTGAAGTAGGTCATGGTAACTTAGCTCAACGTGCACTTAAAAGAATGCTTCCAGAAGACCTTCCTTACACAGTAAGAATAGTATCTGAAGTACTTGAATCTAATGGTTCTTCTTCTATGGCAACAGTTTGTGCTGGTACAATGGCAATGATGGATGCAGGTTTACCAATGAAGAAACCAGTTTCTGGTATCGCTATGGGATTAATTACAGATGGTGAGAACTATGCGGTACTTTCAGATATTTTAGGTGATGAAGATCACTTAGGAGACATGGACTTTAAAGTAACAGGTACCGAAGATGGTATTACAGCGTGTCAAATGGATATTAAAGTAAAAGGACTTTCTTATGAAATCCTAACTAACGCTTTAATGCAAGCTAGAGATGGACGTATGCACATATTAGGAAAACTGACTGATACAATTCCTGCACCAGCAAGTGACGTTAAGCCTCATGCTCCTAAGATGGAATCTATGGAAATTGAAGGGAAGTACATAGGTGCTGTGATAGGACCTGGTGGAAAAGTAATTCAAGAAATGCAAAAAGAAACCGACACTGTAATAAACATTGAAGAAAAAGATGATATGGGTGTTATCGAGATTGCAGGTACTGATCGTGCTAAAATCGAAGCAGCTCTTGAGAGAATCCGCAACATCATCTTTGAACCTAATGTAGGTGAAGTGTATAGCGTTAAAGTTGTGAAGATGCTAGATTTTGGTGCTGTGGTAGAATTCAAGCCTGGTAAAGAGACTTTGCTACACGTAAGTGAATTTGATTACAAGCGTATCGAAGATCCATCTACTGTTCTAAAAGTAGGCGATGTATTAGATGTCAAATATATGGGCGTAGATCCACGTACTAAAAAGCAAAAAGTATCCCGTAAGGAAACAATGCCTAAACCAGAAGGTTGGGTAGAGCGTCCACCACGCCAGCGTGATGACCGTCGTTCAAACGATCGCAGAGGTAATGATCGTAGAAGTGGAGATCGCCGTAGAGATGATCGCCCACGTCGTGATAACGATTCTAAGTCTGAGTAA